CATTATTTTTTTGAAATACAAATCCGCTTTTTTGCTGTCAGGCCCATAAATTTCCAAACTCGGTTTTAGTTCGTTATTTTCCATTCCAATATTCAATTCGTATTTATTCGTATTCCAATTATTCATTTTAAAATGTCCAAATTCATAAACCTGTTTTCCTTTCCAAAACAATTCAAAAGTGCAATGACCATATTCGTTTTTAATTCCTTTTTGGTTTTTTCCGTCCGCAAAGATTGTCTTTCCGCTATTTTGGTTCACAACTTTAAAATCCGATAAATTTAGCTTTGAGTCAACTTTTAAGTCAAATGTATTAAAGTCAAATATTTTAGATGAAATTTGAGTCGCAAGACAATGTTCATCTTTTACTTTTTTAGCGTAGTTTTTAAAACCATAGAAACTTGAAATTCCGATTATTAGAATTATAATAAAAATCAGATTTTTCTTCTTTAGCATTCGATTTGTCTTAAATTGGTTACAACGGTTGGGCTATGGTTTCGTTGCGTGAAAATCCGCTAGGATTTTCCGCCGTAAACCGAAGATAGTAAATTTGCGAGGACTTTCCGAGAGGAAAGTCAGAAGCAATGAACTATAGCCGGTGTTGTAAATAGTTATTTTTTCAATTCAAATGTTTTTCCATTCCAAGAATATGTTTTTAAAACTTCAACGGATTCAACTTCGTAATTGTCATTCAGATTTGATTTAGTCAATAAAATCTGATTTTTGATTCCAAACTTTTGATTCGGAAATCTGTATTCATTTATAGGTGTTGGTCCATCACAATGAAGATATTCCGATTCTGGAAGTTCAATTAATTTCCCTTCTTTTGTTTTGAGTAAATAAGTCGAATAATAATTTGTGCAACACGCATCATATCCAGATTCCAAACGTATAATTTGTTCGATATTTGTTAAATTATTGATATTTAAAATCTCAATTGTAGTTCCACTATAAAATTCCAATTCCGATATTTTTATTTCATAAAGTGTTTGTCCGTTATTGTCTTTTAAATAAATAGAAATTGGTTCAGGTGCGTTTTCAGTTGGAAAATTTTCCCAATACTTTTTTATTGTCAGTGAGTCAATTTCCGTTAAATAATATTGCTCTGATTTTATAAAATCATTAGATTCTTGACCAAAAGAGTTCAAGAATGTCAGAAAAATTATTATCAGGATTGTGTTTTTCATAATTATTTACAACGGTTTGTGTAAGGATAGTTGCGTGTGTAAGCAACTAACTTACTAAAAATGGAACAAACCAGAGGAAAATCCGCAGGATTTTCCGAGTAGGCTAGAACCAAGCAATTATTTTTACACGTTGTTGCCACACGTTTTTTATTTCCAATAACTTATTTTTCTCGTTTCAACGTAAATTGGAACGAAATCTTTTGAGTTATTAAAATGTTCTTTCATAGATACATTTTTCTTAATCCAATTCCCATTTTCGTCAAATTCATACTCAAATTTCAATTCTCGATTTAATTTTGAATCCTCAAATTCTTTTGAATTGATAGGATTATATAAAATGTCAAATTCAGTTATGTTGTCCGTATGTTTTTTTAAATCCGCTGATATTGTATAGGAAGTTTGTTTAAAAATTCTTCCGTCTTTCCATTCCATTTCGCTTATCATTTCCATCCATTCTGTTTTATATGACAATTCTATTAGATTGTTGTTATTGTCATATTTAAACAGATTAGTTGTCATTGATTTGTCATTCCCTTTTTCTTTTTCTGTAGAAGATATTATTTTATCATTATCGTCAAAAGTGTATTCTAAATTAACTTCTGTCGTATCATTTCCTTTAACAGAAATTCGTTTTATTTGATAATCATTTTGTCCATAATAAAAAGTTGTTTTATGGTCAATTGTGTCATTTACGAAAACAATCAATTCACTTGTGTTATAAATAGAATCATATTCTGAAGTTTGAATAATTTTCGATTTGTTTGCTTTATTAATTGAAACACTTTTAATGAATTTTTGGTTTTTGTTATAATCAATAACATTGGTTTGTAAAAGACTTCCATAATTATCGAAGTATTCTACTTTTTTCAATTCCCCAAAATCGGTGTATTCCTCTATTTTGTTCAGAACAGGTTTATCTTCATTTTGTGTGTTCTGAAAAGTTGTTTTGTAATATTCAATTTTTTTAACTTTTCCATACAGATTGTTTCCTTGTAAAGCGTTTTTCGAATCTGAATAAATTGGCAGTAAATCAGTTCTCAATTCCGTTTTGTTATGGCAGTTAAACAAAATTATTGACATTAAAGTCAGTAAGTAAATTTTTCTCAATGTACTTATTTTCAAATGTGTGGCAACGGTCTCGTATAACCGTCAGTTACGGGTTTTAAGTTACTGTTTTTCGGTTAAGCACAGACGCTCGCAATTCCGAGTGGATTCGGACGCAGTCGAATCCGCCGTAATTGCGGTTATACATTGTTGCCAGTAGTATTTTATTCAATTGTTTTTTCAATTAGTTTTAATTCTCCGTTTTCAACTTTCCAATGTTCGTAATATTCTTTATCCTCTGAATTATGTCCAATAACAAATCGTTCAATCAGTTTTGGAATTCCGTTTTCCAATTCATAAATATCTCGACCGTGTTCACAGCAACCGTTTCTCCAAGTCGAATTAATTTGCTTTTTTTCGTAATCAAATTCAGGTGATGTTATTTCTCCGTAATCTTTGTTTTCCTCAAAGAGTTCATTTGTCGGATTATAAATCCAAAAGAGAAAAGGAACATTCGGTCCAGCTGGAAGAAATTCCATTAGCCTAAAATCCGTTTTTCCGTCAAAATTCATATCCTCAATTGCAAACAATTGGTCGTTTGGAAAAGTTTTACTGAAATAGTTTTCGGTTGGTTTTATAGTTTGCTTTAAAAGGCCATTTTTCAGAACCTCAATTTTGGTTATTTCACAGTCGTTTTCTCCGCATTTTTTAGTCAAACAAAATTCAAATTCCGCATTTGAAAACTTAATTATTTCTTGTGAATAAAGTTCAAATGAAAGCAGAATTGTTAATATCAGCAGAGTTTTTTTCATATTACTGGCAACGTGTTTGGCTATGGTTTCGTTGCGCAAAAATCCGCAGGATTCTTTCCGCCATGGACGAAAGATAGTAAAAATGAGCGGAATTTTCTGCCGAAAATTCCGCAGCAATGAACTATAGCCGGTGTTGTGTGTAGTTTTTATTTTTCAATCCAATTTACTTCGGGCATATTAATTATTCCACAACCATTTATAAGCCATTTGTTATTTTCTTTTATCAGTTTTATTTTCATTCGAAATCCGTTTTCCAAAATTTTATCTTTAACATTAACGATTCCTAAAATAGTATCAAAATCTATTAATTTAAATCCTTTGTTAGGATAGTCTTGAGCATTAAATATTGGGTCAAAACCTAATCCATATTCGGGGTCTGCTTTATTTGCCTCGTCTATTATTTTTTTTAGCTCGTCTTTAAAGTTTTGACTTACATTTTTATTGGAATCAATCCATTCTGTGAGTTCAATTCGGTTATCAATTTGGTTATATTTTTCAGTATAGCCATTAATAAAATTTAAGGCAATATTAGCTATTGAAGTTGAATCTCTAGATATCATTTCATCTTCCCTAATTTTAGCAATCTTTTCGTTTTTTGGAATATTATTTTTCGACTCTAAACTGTTATCAGTATTGATTTCAAGTTGTTCTTTACTTTGTGATAAATTAATTTTATCCTTTTTACTGTTGCAACTAAATACAATAAAAATTGATACAATTAAACACAAATTTTTCATCAGTTTTAAATTTTAGTTCATGAGCTGAAATTACACACAACGTGTTTGTGTATGATTAGTGGCGTTTTTAAGCAACTAATTTAGCAAATACACACCGAATAGAAAATCCGCGAGGATTTTCGTAAGCAAGCTCGAACTAGCCATTAATTATACACGGTGTTGCCATTAGTACTTTTTTCAGATGTTATTTTATTTATTCTGGGTTGTATAAACCAAATTCCAATTGGAAAAAACCAAATCATAAAAAATTCTCCTATAAAATCACTAAAAGTAACAGTTCGTTTTAATTCAGTCGTTTTGATTGTTTTTGATACGAAATAAAGTAAATAGAAAATGCAGAACATTGAAAATAAATGCATAGGTATAACGACAAATAACATTTTTCCAACAATTCCTCCAACTGCATTATTTCCAGAAGAAAATCCGTAAAATGTAGTTCCGATTATAACTAATAGGAAAAGAATATAAACAAGAGGAATAAAGAAGAATACTTTAAACTTTTTAATTTTCATTTTAATGTCAGTCGGAATATATTTCTGTAATCCAATTCCAATTGACCAAAACCAGCCAAAAAAAAGTCCAACATAAAGAAACATTATAATTGGAAATATTTTCAGCATATTCAGAGTTCCAGTTTGGTCGGGATTTCCGTTTGAGTCAATATTCGCAAACATTGATATCATAGCAACTATTTGTAATAAAATCGGAATCCCAAACATTAGAGTAAATAACTGCCAATGTTTAGCGTTTAAAAATTTGTTTATCATTCAGTTCGTTGGTTGTTTCAGTATTAATGGCAACGTTTACGTGTAAGGATAGTTGCGCGTGCCAGCAACTAACTTACTAAAAATGGAACGAACCAGAGGGAAATCCGTAGGATTTTCCGAGTAGGCTAGAACCAAGCAATTATTTTTACACTATGTTACCTGTAGTGCTTTATTTTTCTTTCATAAGCTTATTCAGTCGTGGTTGTAAAAACCATACTCCAAGAATAGTAGAAAAAATATAAAACATTTCAGGAATCAAGTCAGTCATTTTGTATTCCTTATTTGATTCCTCTTTTTTCAGTGTTCTTGCTGTAAAAATTAATATTTTAACTATGGCAATAAGTCCGATAATTGCTGATGGACCAATAATCCAAGTTTCAATTCGATTATACGATTGTGTCATAATGTTCCTGAAATTAAGTGCTTGGGGAATTAATGAAAGAATATATAAAATCCACCAAAGGTTTATTCGTTTTTGTAAATCCGCATTTTCATTCAAAACATTACCAATTGAATAAATCCATATTAGTATAATTCCAATGTACAAACCAAATGATAAAAACCAGAAGTCCGATTTTACAAATACAAACATTTGTATAGTTCCTAAAATCCAAATTAAAAAAATCTGCCAGTGTTTTAATTTCAGAAAAATGTTCATTTAGTTATCGTGGTTTTCAGCATTACAGGTAACGTTAAGTGTATGGTGTCGTAAGGGATTGCGGGATTCAAACCTATCAACTTACCACCCAAAATTGATGCGGGTGATACCGCTCGAAAACCTCTGAAACCCTTATGCACTATACACATTGTTGGCGTGTCGTTATTTTATTCTTGTTAAAATACATTATTAGAGAACATTTGGAAGTAACTTTCCGCTAGATTCTTCTTCTTCGAAAATTCTTTGATAAATGACTGTAAGTCAAACTCTGATTTATATAACACCTTATTTTTGGTATCCTCAAATTCTTCAGCTGTAAATCTCCGTGGTTTTGGATGACCTGTCCCGAAAGTAGACTGAGCTTCATGGAATAGCATATAATATAGTACCTTAAATCTATAATCACTTGATTTTAATACGTCTAAATCTAATTCTGAAATTTCGAATTCAAAAGTCATGTCTACATGTCCTGATGAAACAGGGAAGCAATATATAAGACCAGTTTCACCTTTATAAATAAAAGGACTGTAACCTTTACTTAAACTATAAACCTCATTCTCTCTTTTCATATTTGTTTTAGCCATTGCTGGCATGTCGTTTTTAATTATCTCTAATTTTAATAATTCCTTTTTCGCTAATTGAAACAATTGTCAAGTCACTTTCTTTTATAATTTCTATCAAGTCCTCTTTAATCAACTGTTTAGGGATTAAATTGAATCCTTCATTGATTTTAAAATTCTTAGTTATGTATTTGTCAAAAGAGTACCGTGATACTTTTCCTCCATTATTTTGAAGAAATTTCAAGCATTCAACTAATATTTCATCATTTATTATCTTCATTTTTTTAATGCACGCCAACGAGTTTGTGTAACAGGCGTTGCGTGATTTAGTTACTAAAATAGTTAAAAAACACAAACATTCACGCATGCGAGGATTTTCCGAAGGAAAATCAGAAGCAATGTGTGTTACACGGTGTTGCCACCAGT
This genomic stretch from Flavobacteriaceae bacterium GSB9 harbors:
- a CDS encoding nitrite reductase, with protein sequence MKKTLLILTILLSFELYSQEIIKFSNAEFEFCLTKKCGENDCEITKIEVLKNGLLKQTIKPTENYFSKTFPNDQLFAIEDMNFDGKTDFRLMEFLPAGPNVPFLFWIYNPTNELFEENKDYGEITSPEFDYEKKQINSTWRNGCCEHGRDIYELENGIPKLIERFVIGHNSEDKEYYEHWKVENGELKLIEKTIE